Proteins encoded by one window of Halomonas sp. Bachu 37:
- the iscR gene encoding Fe-S cluster assembly transcriptional regulator IscR yields MRLTTKGRYAVTAMLDLALHDEKGPISLAAISQRQEISLSYLEQLFARLRRAGLVKSVRGPGGGYLLAIAATHISVSRVIDAVNETVDATRCKGLSDCQQGATCLTHHLWCELSDQIRGFLDDMTLAQLIQRQEVQHIAARQQQRAADVLASSP; encoded by the coding sequence ATGCGTTTGACTACCAAGGGTCGCTACGCCGTGACCGCCATGCTCGATTTGGCGTTGCATGACGAAAAGGGTCCTATCAGCCTGGCGGCCATTTCCCAGCGGCAGGAAATCTCGCTCTCCTATCTGGAGCAGCTGTTCGCCCGATTGCGCCGCGCGGGCCTGGTCAAGAGCGTTCGTGGTCCGGGTGGTGGCTATTTGCTGGCTATTGCCGCCACGCATATCTCGGTGTCTCGTGTCATCGATGCGGTCAACGAAACCGTCGACGCCACTCGCTGCAAGGGGCTCTCCGATTGCCAGCAGGGCGCCACCTGCCTGACTCACCACCTATGGTGCGAACTGTCCGACCAGATCCGCGGTTTTCTCGACGACATGACCCTGGCCCAGCTGATTCAACGCCAGGAAGTCCAGCATATCGCCGCTCGCCAGCAGCAGCGTGCCGCGGATGTTCTCGCGTCGTCGCCATAG
- a CDS encoding iron-sulfur cluster assembly accessory protein, with amino-acid sequence MANLSITPAAAQQIQHVLAERGQGLGLRVSVKPSGCSGYSYVLDFADEVGEEEIRFEAHGAQVFVAPDALEMLDGSEVDYVSEGLNRFFRFNNPNVKDECGCGESFTV; translated from the coding sequence ATGGCGAACCTGTCCATTACCCCCGCAGCGGCCCAACAGATCCAGCATGTGCTTGCCGAGCGCGGCCAGGGGCTGGGGCTACGCGTTTCCGTCAAGCCCAGTGGCTGCTCCGGCTACAGCTACGTGCTGGATTTTGCCGATGAGGTCGGCGAAGAGGAAATTCGCTTCGAAGCCCATGGCGCCCAGGTATTCGTCGCCCCCGATGCCTTGGAGATGCTCGACGGCAGCGAAGTGGATTATGTCAGCGAAGGTCTCAACCGTTTCTTTCGCTTCAACAATCCCAACGTCAAGGACGAGTGCGGCTGCGGTGAAAGCTTCACGGTTTAA
- a CDS encoding IscS subfamily cysteine desulfurase: MSANAPATPIYLDYAATTPVDNRVVAVMLRYLGQDELFANPASRSHMLGWQAEQAVEQARRQVADVIGADPREIVWTSGATEADNLALTGYMRANQARGRHLITSTIEHKAVVDTAKALEHEGYSVTWLTPQRDGRITPAQLGDAMRDDTVLVSLMAVNNELGTINDIAALAEVARAHGAAFHTDAAQAIGRIELDVERLGVDLLSLSAHKVYGPKGIGALYVKRHPDVRIEALIHGGGHERGMRSGTLPTHQIAGMGEAFALAAAEGTADQQRITALRDRLWQGLSGLGGIHANSDPSVSIPNILNLGFDGVDGEALLMALRDVAVSTGSACNSASVDPSYVLTGVGTPRSRALSSLRLSFGRFTTEAEIDHAVAVLRHALQGLRR; the protein is encoded by the coding sequence ATGAGCGCAAACGCACCAGCCACCCCGATCTACCTGGACTACGCCGCCACCACGCCGGTGGACAACCGCGTGGTAGCGGTCATGTTGCGCTATCTTGGCCAAGACGAGCTTTTTGCCAATCCCGCCTCACGCAGCCACATGCTCGGCTGGCAGGCGGAGCAGGCCGTGGAACAGGCGCGCCGCCAGGTGGCGGATGTCATTGGAGCCGACCCGCGTGAAATCGTCTGGACCAGTGGCGCCACCGAGGCTGACAATCTCGCCCTGACAGGCTACATGCGGGCCAACCAGGCGCGTGGGCGACACTTGATCACCTCCACCATCGAACACAAGGCGGTGGTGGATACCGCCAAGGCCCTGGAACACGAGGGCTATTCGGTGACCTGGCTGACTCCCCAGCGCGACGGGCGCATCACCCCGGCGCAGCTAGGCGACGCCATGCGCGACGATACCGTGCTGGTGTCGCTGATGGCGGTCAACAATGAACTGGGCACCATCAACGATATCGCCGCGCTGGCCGAGGTAGCCCGCGCCCACGGGGCGGCCTTCCATACCGATGCCGCCCAGGCCATAGGGCGCATCGAACTGGATGTCGAACGCCTGGGCGTCGACCTGTTATCGCTGTCGGCTCACAAGGTTTACGGCCCCAAGGGCATCGGCGCGCTGTATGTGAAGCGGCACCCGGACGTCCGCATCGAAGCGCTGATCCACGGTGGCGGCCACGAACGTGGCATGCGTTCCGGCACGCTCCCCACCCATCAGATCGCCGGCATGGGCGAGGCGTTCGCGCTGGCGGCCGCCGAAGGTACCGCTGACCAGCAGCGCATCACCGCCCTTCGCGACCGCCTGTGGCAGGGCCTGTCGGGATTGGGCGGCATTCACGCCAACAGCGACCCCAGCGTGTCGATTCCCAATATTCTCAACCTGGGCTTTGACGGTGTGGATGGCGAAGCCCTGCTGATGGCGCTGCGCGACGTTGCGGTTTCGACGGGCTCGGCATGCAACTCCGCGAGCGTCGATCCGTCCTATGTCTTGACGGGCGTCGGCACGCCCCGCTCCCGGGCGCTCTCGTCCTTGCGCCTGAGCTTCGGTCGCTTTACCACCGAAGCCGAAATCGATCATGCCGTGGCGGTATTGCGCCACGCACTGCAGGGATTGAGGCGCTAG
- the ndk gene encoding nucleoside-diphosphate kinase has product MATERTLSIIKPDAVAKNAIGEIYSRFEKAGLKIVAAKMQQLSREKAEGFYAEHKERPFFGDLVGFMTSGPVMVQVLEGEGAIAKNRELMGATNPKEAEPGTIRADFAESIDANAVHGSDAPASAEREIAYFFGNDELCPR; this is encoded by the coding sequence ATGGCGACTGAACGCACCCTATCCATCATCAAGCCCGACGCCGTAGCCAAGAACGCCATCGGCGAGATCTACTCTCGCTTCGAGAAAGCCGGCCTGAAGATCGTCGCCGCCAAGATGCAGCAACTGTCCCGCGAGAAAGCCGAGGGCTTCTATGCCGAGCACAAGGAACGCCCCTTCTTCGGCGACCTGGTCGGTTTCATGACGTCCGGTCCGGTCATGGTGCAGGTGCTGGAAGGTGAAGGCGCCATCGCCAAGAACCGTGAGCTGATGGGCGCGACCAACCCCAAGGAAGCCGAGCCGGGCACCATCCGCGCCGACTTCGCCGAGTCCATCGACGCCAATGCCGTCCATGGCTCCGACGCCCCGGCTTCCGCCGAGCGTGAAATCGCCTATTTCTTCGGCAACGACGAGCTGTGCCCACGTTAA